In the Dioscorea cayenensis subsp. rotundata cultivar TDr96_F1 chromosome 12, TDr96_F1_v2_PseudoChromosome.rev07_lg8_w22 25.fasta, whole genome shotgun sequence genome, one interval contains:
- the LOC120274155 gene encoding zinc finger CCCH domain-containing protein 18-like, translating to MEISSCTNIILGRLQKLEPENAQRIMGYLLLSHTQEEMIDYAIGPDSQIHELINEAKTCLASSVNVAASSPTQPHNHSIFGQYVPFSSTVSRPFSSSSSLRVAAPSPLWDAYVASEQQQEVAMPNLVLAHPSSVDFRIEDQPEYSSHYLYQDAALACSLGPRSGLRLASGLHEYPLKPCHYYYKGFCRNGNNCRYFHGREISDGFSRSNGLDINETVNEDHAFGSGLLEKLEMEIRELLLSRNGVPISIASLPLLYQEKYGKPLQADGYQTESQRHRKAGYSLTKLLGRLKNGIRLVDRPHGQHSVVLSEDALRYMDLRNERNELLEAAASSCQIYLTFPADSTFNEEDVLKYFNQFGPVRDVRIPRQEKRMFGFVSFMYPETVKLILSKGFPHFICGSRILVKPYKEKPKLNDRQKGLWREWSIIQFTILLILLNQMSSLPTLILYRHHLVNQDSSHGWASKKHEHGIEEERRHLLNLQLNPVTHTPNIRFSRSLQDFKFSDDYLSSPGTATGFRATSTGNNHIDQDFDHIELPDSPFTSPH from the exons ATGGAAATCTCTAGTTGTACCAATATTATTCTTGGTAGGCTGCAAAAGCTCGAGCCGGAGAATGCTCAGAGGATTATGGGTTACTTGCTTCTGAGTCATACACAAGAAGAAATGATCGATTATGCGATTGGCCCCGATAGCCAAATTCATGAACTGATCAATGAGGCCAAGACATGCCTTGCGTCGTCTGTCAATGTTGCTGCTTCAAGTCCTACTCAACCTCATAATCACTCGATCTTTGGTCAATATGTGCCTTTTTCATCTACTGTCTCCAGACCATTCTCCTCCTCATCAAGCCTCCGAGTTGCTGCTCCAAGTCCACTTTGGGATGCTTATGTTGCTTCTGAGCAACAACAAGAAGTGGCCATGCCAAATTTGGTTCTTGCACATCCTTCATCTGTCGATTTTAGAATAGAGGACCAGCCTGAATATTCAAGCCATTATCTCTACCAGGATGCGGCATTGGCATGTAGTTTAGGTCCAAGAAGTGGACTGAGATTGGCCTCTGGGCTTCATGAATATCCTCTGAAACCTTGCCATTACTACTACAAGGGATTCTGTAGGAATGGGAACAATTGTAGGTACTTTCATGGTCGAGAAATTTCTGATGGATTCTCGCGAAGTAATGGGCTCGACATTAATGAGACGGTTAATGAAGATCATGCTTTTGGTTCTGGATTGCTTGAGAAGTTAGAAATGGAGATAAGAGAACTTTTGCTATCGAGGAACGGGGTGCCTATTTCTATAGCCTCATTGCCACTATTGTATCAGGAAAAATACGGCAAACCTCTTCAGGCGGACGGGTATCAAACTGAGAGCCAACGGCATAGGAAGGCTGGCTATAGCTTGACAAAGTTGCTTGGTCGATTAAAGAACGGCATTCGTCTCGTTGATAG ACCACATGGACAACACTCGGTGGTGCTATCCGAAGATGCTTTGAGATATATGGATTTGAGAAATGAGAGGAATGAACTTCTGGAAGCAGCTGCGTCGTCCTGTCAGATTTATCTTACCTTCCCTGCAGACAGTACATTCAACGAGGAAGatgttttgaaatatttcaa tCAATTTGGACCTGTTCGTGATGTGAGGATTCCCCGTCAGGAGAAGAGAATGTTCGGTTTTGTGAGCTTCATGTACCCTGAGACTGTGAAACTTATTTTGTCGAAGGGTTTCCCGCATTTTATTTGCGGGTCACGCATTCTAGTTAAGCCttataaagaaaaaccaaagcTAAATGACAGGCAGA AAGGGCTATGGAGAGAATGGAGCATCATCCAATTTACAATCCTTCTCATTCTTTTGAATCAGATGTCGAGTCTCCCGACTCTAATTCTA TACCGACATCATTTGGTAAATCAAGATTCCAGTCATGGCTGGGCATCGAAGAAACATGAACATGGAATAGAGGAAGAGCGAAGACACCTACTCAACCTGCAGCTAAACCCTGTGACGCATACACCAAATATCCGCTTTAGTCGTAGCTTGCAAGATTTCAAATTTTCCGACG ATTATTTAAGCTCTCCTGGCACAGCAACTGGTTTTAGAGCAACATCTACCGGGAATAACCACATCGATCAAGACTT TGATCATATTGAACTCCCCGACAGTCCCTTCACATCTCCACAttag